The proteins below come from a single Drosophila teissieri strain GT53w chromosome 3L, Prin_Dtei_1.1, whole genome shotgun sequence genomic window:
- the LOC122616584 gene encoding 26S proteasome non-ATPase regulatory subunit 4 translates to MVLESTMICFDNSDYQRNGDYFPTRLNVQKDGINLVCLTKLRSNPENNVGLMTLSNTVEVLATLTSDVGRIFSKMHLVQPKGEINLLTGIRIAHLVLKHRQGKNHKMRIVVFVGSPINHEEGDLVKQAKRLKKEKVNVDIVSFGDHGNNNETLTAFINALNGKDGTGSHLVSVPRGSALSDALLSSPIIQGEDGLGGAGLGGNVFEFGVDPNEDPELALALRVSMEEQRQRQESEQRRANPDGAPPTGADAGGGVLGSGPGNEESAGAHNEANTEEAMLQRALALSTETPEDNLPDFANMTEEEQIAFAMQMSMQDAPDDTVTQQAKRPKTDETNAPMDVDEDYSEVIGDPAFLQSVLENLPGVDPQSEAVRDAVGSLNKDKDKKGEGKDLQKK, encoded by the exons atggTTCTGGAGAGTACTATGATATg CTTTGATAACAGCGACTACCAGCGCAACGGAGATTACTTTCCCACTCGTCTCAACGTCCAGAAAGATGGCATCAATCTGGTTTGCCTGACCAAGCTGCGATCCAATCCCGAGAACAATGTGGGCTTGATGACTCTGTCCAA CACCGTGGAAGTGCTGGCCACTCTTACTAGCGATGTAGGCCGGATTTTCTCAAAGATGCATCTGGTTCAGCCAAAGGGCGAGATAAACCTCCTGACCGGAATACGAATTGCCCATCTGGTGCTGAAGCATCGCCAAGGCAAGAACCACAAGATGCGCATAGTGGTTTTTGTGGGTTCTCCCATCAATCACGAGGAGGGCGATTTAGTGAAGCAGGCCAAGCGCCTCAAGAAGGAGAAGGTCAACGTAGACATAGTAAGCTTCGGCGAtcatggcaacaacaatgagaCTCTCACCGCATTTATCAACGCGCTGAACGGCAAGGACGGCACTGGCTCCCATTTGGTCAGTGTGCCTCGGGGATCCGCTTTGTCGGATGCCCTGCTGTCGTCACCCATCATCCAGGGCGAAGACGGATTGGGCGGAGCTGGCCTGGGCGGAAACGTCTTCGAATTTGGTGTAGATCCCAACGAGGACCCTGAGTTGGCCCTTGCCTTGCGTGTATCTATGGAGGAACAACGGCAGCGCCAGGAAAGCGAGCAACGTCGCGCCAATCCCGATGGGGCTCCACCGACTGGGGCAGATGCTGGTGGCGGCGTTTTGGGATCTGGACCTGGAAACGAAGAAAGCGCCGGAGCACACAACGAGGCCAACACCGAGGAGGCCATGCTGCAGCGTGCCCTGGCCCTGTCCACCGAAACACCCGAGGACAACTTGCCGGACTTTGCTAACATGACTGAGGAGGAACAGATTGCCTTCGCTATGCAGATGTCCATGCAGGATGCTCCCGACGACACTGTTACCCAGCAAGCAAAGCGCCCAAAGACAGACGAGACAAACGCCCCCATGGACGTGGACGAGGACTACTCGGAGGTGATCGGTGACCCGGCCTTCCTACAGAGCGTACTAGAGAATCTGCCTGGTGTTGATCCCCAGTCAGAGGCGGTGCGCGATGCTGTCGGTTCACTca